In Zea mays cultivar B73 chromosome 7, Zm-B73-REFERENCE-NAM-5.0, whole genome shotgun sequence, the following proteins share a genomic window:
- the LOC100272966 gene encoding F-box/kelch-repeat protein At5g42350, translating to MTRALQRSGSNSLASLLRAEPADDVLPDWKPTERDGRRRLRRRRSCLRLPLGAAGGCRVCACDEMDSSAAAPRRRTPGNDEDEDGAAVQCFAWKKGDAAAARGPSSGAGGAGAVVVTEAAAAAAAASLAVLPDDVMEMVLCRLPFASLLAARCVCRRWKDLTVAPQFLRMRREEETGERRAPWLFLFSVDGDVGWGAAPAPAVHALDVAAHRWRRVGAAGLKGRFLFSVAGVGDDLYVVGGRSGGSDASKVKTHKGVLVFSPPTGSWRKVAPMRSPRSRPVLGVFEMSASCSILHTRAEKNVRRGKSRLGGGASAVYEDPHRLSLRRLRIRDMLDEDTDSTERASYHHGRSAGHEEGKEGQPRLAIVAVGGRGRWDEPLVSGEIYDPVVDKWVEIAGFPTDVGLACSGVVCGRTFYVYCESDTLVAYHLDKGSWAVIQTLRPPPRLRDYAPTLVCCASRLFMLCVSWCDRHEPVSRREKVVRKLFELDLGSLQWTDASVHPDAPMDPHAAFAVGQDRIYAVEMFRIFGKVLDFVTACRVSDAEQMWSRVGRENAATEADSMSCRLKSMAVLHL from the coding sequence ATGACGAGAGCTCTACAGAGATCTGGCAGCAATAGCCTGGCCTCCCTGCTCCGCGCCGAGCCAGCGGACGATGTGCTCCCCGACTGGAAGCCGACCGAGCGCGatggccgccgccgcctccgcagGAGGAGGAGCTGCCTCCGGCTGCCCCTCGGCGCGGCCGGTGGCTGCCGCGTCTGCGCCTGCGACGAGATGGACTCCTCCGCCGCCGCCCCGCGCCGGCGCACGCCGGGGAACGACGAAGACGAGGACGGGGCCGCAGTGCAGTGCTTCGCCTGGAAGAAGGGTGACGCCGCCGCGGCGCGCGGGCCGTCGTCAGGAGCTGGCGGCGCGGGTGCGGTGGTGGTGACGGAggcggccgcggccgcggccgcggcgTCCCTGGCGGTGCTCCCGGACGACGTGATGGAGATGGTGCTGTGCCGGCTGCCGTTCGCCTCGCTCCTGGCGGCGCGGTGCGTGTGCAGGCGGTGGAAGGACCTCACCGTCGCTCCGCAGTTCCTGCGGATGCGCCGCGAGGAGGAGACCGGGGAGCGCCGGGCGCCGTGGCTGTTCCTGTTCAGTGTGGACGGCGACGTCGGGTGGggcgccgcccctgccccggccgTGCACGCGCTCGACGTGGCCGCGCACCGGTGGCGCCGTGTCGGGGCGGCCGGGCTGAAGGGGAGGTTCTTGTTCTCCGTCGCCGGCGTCGGGGACGACCTCTACGTCGTCGGTGGCCGGTCCGGTGGCTCGGATGCCAGCAAGGTGAAGACGCACAAGGGAGTGCTGGTGTTCAGCCCTCCCACCGGCTCGTGGCGGAAGGTGGCGCCCATGCGGAGCCCGCGGTCTCGCCCGGTGCTGGGGGTGTTTGAGATGTCCGCCAGCTGCAGCATTCTCCACACTCGCGCAGAGAAGAACGTCCGGCGCGGCAAGTCTCGGTTGGGTGGTGGCGCATCCGCTGTGTACGAGGACCCGCACCGGCTCTCCCTCAGGCGCCTCCGAATCAGGGACATGCTGGACGAGGACACTGATTCCACTGAGCGCGCTTCGTATCATCACGGCAGATCCGCCGGACACGAGGAGGGCAAGGAAGGCCAACCGAGGCTCGCCATTGTCGCCGTCGGCGGACGCGGTCGCTGGGACGAACCACTGGTGTCGGGGGAGATATACGATCCCGTGGTCGACAAGTGGGTTGAGATTGCCGGGTTTCCCACCGACGTCGGGCTGGCCTGCTCCGGCGTCGTCTGTGGCCGGACGTTCTACGTGTACTGCGAGTCCGACACGCTCGTCGCCTACCATCTGGACAAGGGCTCCTGGGCCGTCATCCAGACGCTCCGCCCGCCTCCGCGGCTCCGCGACTACGCCCCGACGCTGGTGTGCTGCGCGTCGCGGCTGTTCATGCTCTGCGTGTCGTGGTGCGACCGCCACGAGCCGGTGAGCCGTAGGGAGAAGGTGGTGCGGAAGCTGTTCGAGCTTGACCTCGGCTCGCTCCAGTGGACTGACGCGTCGGTGCACCCGGACGCGCCGATGGATCCCCACGCCGCGTTCGCCGTCGGGCAGGACAGGATCTACGCCGTAGAGATGTTCAGGATCTTCGGTAAAGTGCTTGATTTCGTTACTGCCTGCCGGGTTTCGGACGCCGAACAGATGTGGAGCCGGGTTGGCCGGGAAAACGCGGCGACGGAGGCCGACTCCATGTCATGCAGGCTCAAATCTATGGCGGTGCTGCACTTGTAA
- the LOC100274179 gene encoding Pentatricopeptide repeat-containing protein At2g22410, mitochondrial, protein MFDGILDPDRVMYNTITRAYCNSDCPREALRLHRCMLRRGVLPNEFTLPFVVKACTRAQAWDNALAVHGVALKLGFVGQVFVANALLHSYASAGSLGDSRRFFDEMAGRNVVSWNSMIGGYAQAGDTREACALFGEMRRQGFLGDEFTLASLLLACSQEGNLEFGRLVHCLMLVSGSPVDLILGGALVDMYSKCGDLCMARRCFEMMPIKSVVSWTSMLCAQTKHGSVDAARCWFDHMPERNTVSWNTMISCYVQRGQYHEALDLYKQMQSHGPAPDEATLVPVLSACGRIGDLTVGKMVHLYIRDNIHNPDISLINSLLDMYAKCGQVDTAIRLFREMCNRNVVSWNVIIGGLAMHGRALDAITFFRSMVRNTSPDGITFVALLSSCSHGGLLETGQHYFESMRHVYNVKHEVEHYACMVDLLGRRGHLEKAVCLIKEMPMKPDVVVWGALLGACRIHGNVKIGKQVIKQLLELEGISGGLFVLISNLLYETNQWEDMKRLRKLMKERGTRKDMGVSSIEINNSIHEFGVEDIRHESSSEIYAVVDQLSYHLISVHPLAVHPEELCVVE, encoded by the coding sequence ATGTTCGACGGAATTCTTGACCCGGACAGGGTCATGTACAATACCATCACCAGAGCCTACTGCAACAGCGACTGCCCACGGGAAGCACTACGCCTCCACCGCTGCATGCTCAGGCGAGGGGTCCTGCCGAATGAGTTTACCCTGCCATTTGTTGTCAAGGCGTGCACAAGAGCGCAGGCGTGGGATAATGCGCTGGCCGTACACGGCGTCGCTCTGAAGCTTGGCTTTGTGGGGCAGGTGTTTGTGGCCAACGCGCTTCTGCATTCCTATGCGTCGGCTGGGTCGCTGGGGGACTCTAGGCGGTTCTTTGATGAGATGGCGGGCAGGAATGTTGTGTCGTGGAACTCGATGATCGGTGGATACGCGCAGGCAGGGGATACTAGAGAGGCCTGCGCCTTGTTCGGAGAGATGAGGCGTCAAGGGTTCTTGGGTGATGAGTTCACGTTGGCCAGCCTGCTTCTCGCCTGCTCACAAGAGGGGAACCTTGAGTTTGGTCGCCTTGTGCATTGTCTTATGTTGGTCAGTGGGTCTCCGGTTGATCTGATTCTTGGAGGCGCTTTGGTGGACATGTACAGTAAGTGTGGGGATCTGTGCATGGCTCGTAGATGCTTTGAGATGATGCCCATCAAGAGTgtcgtttcatggacatccatgcTTTGCGCTCAGACAAAGCATGGTTCAGTCGATGCTGCAAGATGCTGGTTTGACCACATGCCAGAGAGGAACACAGTCTCATGGAATACCATGATCTCTTGCTACGTTCAACGTGGCCAATACCATGAAGCTTTGGATCTTTATAAACAAATGCAATCCCACGGTCCTGCTCCAGATGAGGCTACCTTAGTGCCTGTCCTCTCTGCTTGTGGGCGAATTGGTGACTTGACTGTAGGGAAGATGGTACACCTTTATATTAGAGACAATATCCACAATCCTGATATATCTCTAATTAATTCACTTCTTGACATGTATGCAAAATGTGGTCAGGTAGACACAGCAATTAGGCTGTTTCGTGAAATGTGTAATAGAAATGTAGTTTCTTGGAATGTTATTATTGGGGGGCTGGCAATGCATGGTCGTGCATTGGATGCAATCACGTTCTTCAGATCAATGGTAAGAAACACCTCACCAGATGGGATTACCTTTGTGGCCCTTCTTTCTTCATGCAGTCACGGGGGTCTACTAGAAACTGGACAACATTACTTTGAATCTATGAGACATGTTTACAATGTTAAGCATGAAGTTGAGCATTATGCTTGCATGGTTGACCTTCTTGGCCGACGCGGCCATCTTGAAAAGGCTGTTTGTCTAATAAAAGAGATGCCAATGAAGCCTGATGTTGTGGTCTGGGGTGCATTGCTTGGAGCTTGCAGAATCCATGGGAATGTCAAGATTGGCAAGCAAGTGATCAAGCAATTACTTGAACTGGAGGGCATCAGTGGAGGTTTGTTTGTTCTTATTTCAAACCTGTTATACGAAACTAACCAGTGGGAAGACATGAAAAGACTCAGGAAGTTAATGAAAGAGCGAGGAACAAGAAAGGATATGGGTGTTAGTtcaatcgaaataaacaacagcaTCCATGAATTTGGAGTTGAAGATATTAGACATGAAAGCTCAAGCGAGATTTATGCAGTAGTTGATCAGCTGTCGTATCATTTGATTTCTGTGCATCCCTTGGCTGTGCATCCAGAAGAGCTATGTGTGGTAGAGTGA
- the LOC100281451 gene encoding protein PIN-LIKES 7 isoform X1: MGFFSLFLVASMPIIQVLLIGVIGAYLASGFSNVLTTSARRDMNKVVFTVFTPSLMFASLAKTVTLADVISWWFMPVNIAITFMIGGTLGWIACNILKPPQHFRGLIMAFCSAGNLGNLLLIIVPAVCDEDGNPFGDDSSTCRSRSLSYSSLSMALGGLFIWTHTYSLMQKSGKLYHKMQSKSIQCPADSDEEHEQAKEDGPAGCADEEAPLPTSVKPREHEHEHEHGEEEEHQMEAPLLSCESEVADKGFWTKLKDAIHQFIEELMAPPTISAIIGFVVGLVPWLKSLIVGDGAPFKVIQDSLQLMGDGTIPCITLILGGNLTQGLRKSGLKRAVIVAVLCVRFVLLPLIGIAVVRAAYGLGFLSRDPLYRYVLMVQFAVPPAMNIGTMAQLFDVGQEECSVIFLWTYLVAAVALTAWSTVFMSVLS; encoded by the exons ATGGGTTTCTTCTCTCTATTTCTGGTGGCGTCTATGCCGATCATCCAGGTCCTGCTCATAGGTGTCATTGGAGCTTACCTGGCCTCTGGTTTCAGCAACGTTCTGACGACGAGTGCTCGAAGGGATATGAACAAG GTTGTTTTTACTGTGTTCACCCCATCTTTGATGTTCGCCAGCCTCGCGAAGACGGTCACCCTTGCAGACGTCATTTCTTG GTGGTTTATGCCAGTTAATATAGCGATCACGTTCATGATCGGTGGCACTCTGGGCTGGATAGCTTGCAACATCTTGAAGCCACCGCAGCACTTCAGGGGCTTGATCATGGCCTTCTGCTCAGCAG GAAACCTCGGAAACCTGCTACTGATCATTGTCCCGGCTGTATGCGACGAAGACGGGAACCCGTTTGGGGATGATTCAAGCACTTGCCGCTCACGCAGTCTCTCCTACTCGTCCTTGTCCATGGCT CTGGGTGGCCTCTTCATATGGACGCACACGTACAGCCTGATGCAGAAGTCCGGCAAGCTGTACCACAAGATGCAGTCCAAAAGCATCCAGTGCCCAGCCGACAGCGACGAGGAGCATGAGCAAGCCAAAGAAGATGGGCCAGCTGGCTGCGCTGACGAGGAGGCACCTCTTCCGACGTCAGTCAAGCCTCGCGAGCACGAGCACGAGCACGAGCACGGGGAAGAAGAAGAACACCAAATG GAGGCCCCTCTCTTGTCCTGCGAGAGCGAGGTCGCTGACAAGGGGTTCTGGACGAAGCTGAAAGACGCTATCCACCAGTTCATCGAGGAGCTGATGGCACCGCCCACCATATCCGCG ATAATTGGGTTCGTTGTTGGCCTGGTCCCATGGCTAAAATCCCTAATCGTCGGCGACGGAGCTCCTTTCAAAGTTATACAGGATTCCCTCCAGCTGATGGG CGACGGCACGATCCCTTGCATCACCCTTATCCTAGGCGGAAACCTGACTCAAG GGCTTCGGAAGTCGGGGCTGAAGCGTGCGGTGATCGTCGCGGTCCTGTGCGTCCGCTTCGTGCTCCTCCCGCTGATCGGCATCGCCGTCGTCCGCGCCGCGTACGGGCTCGGCTTCCTGTCCCGCGACCCGCTGTACCGCTACGTGCTGATGGTGCAGTTCGCCGTGCCTCCCGCGATGAACATCG GAACGATGGCTCAGCTGTTCGACGTTGGACAAGAGGAATGCTCCGTGATCTTTCTCTGGACGTACCTCGTTGCCGCGGTTGCGCTGACGGCGTGGTCGACGGTCTTCATGTCCGTTCTGTCTTGA
- the LOC100274179 gene encoding pentatricopeptide repeat-containing protein At2g22410, mitochondrial isoform X1 encodes MLTPAAAPRHLPSLKKLLRQCRSIQRLNQLHAHLLVHGSLSVASDLLASYCALSASVTAGYGAICHARRMFDGILDPDRVMYNTITRAYCNSDCPREALRLHRCMLRRGVLPNEFTLPFVVKACTRAQAWDNALAVHGVALKLGFVGQVFVANALLHSYASAGSLGDSRRFFDEMAGRNVVSWNSMIGGYAQAGDTREACALFGEMRRQGFLGDEFTLASLLLACSQEGNLEFGRLVHCLMLVSGSPVDLILGGALVDMYSKCGDLCMARRCFEMMPIKSVVSWTSMLCAQTKHGSVDAARCWFDHMPERNTVSWNTMISCYVQRGQYHEALDLYKQMQSHGPAPDEATLVPVLSACGRIGDLTVGKMVHLYIRDNIHNPDISLINSLLDMYAKCGQVDTAIRLFREMCNRNVVSWNVIIGGLAMHGRALDAITFFRSMVRNTSPDGITFVALLSSCSHGGLLETGQHYFESMRHVYNVKHEVEHYACMVDLLGRRGHLEKAVCLIKEMPMKPDVVVWGALLGACRIHGNVKIGKQVIKQLLELEGISGGLFVLISNLLYETNQWEDMKRLRKLMKERGTRKDMGVSSIEINNSIHEFGVEDIRHESSSEIYAVVDQLSYHLISVHPLAVHPEELCVVE; translated from the coding sequence ATGCTTACGCCCGCGGCCGCCCCCCGCCATCTCCCGTCCCTCAAAAAGTTGCTGCGCCAGTGCCGCTCCATCCAGCGCCTCAACCAGCTCCACGCCCACCTCCTCGTCCACGGGTCCTTGTCCGTGGCATCCGATCTCCTCGCCTCCTACTGCGCCCTCTCGGCCTCGGTAACTGCCGGATATGGCGCCATCTGCCACGCGCGCCGTATGTTCGACGGAATTCTTGACCCGGACAGGGTCATGTACAATACCATCACCAGAGCCTACTGCAACAGCGACTGCCCACGGGAAGCACTACGCCTCCACCGCTGCATGCTCAGGCGAGGGGTCCTGCCGAATGAGTTTACCCTGCCATTTGTTGTCAAGGCGTGCACAAGAGCGCAGGCGTGGGATAATGCGCTGGCCGTACACGGCGTCGCTCTGAAGCTTGGCTTTGTGGGGCAGGTGTTTGTGGCCAACGCGCTTCTGCATTCCTATGCGTCGGCTGGGTCGCTGGGGGACTCTAGGCGGTTCTTTGATGAGATGGCGGGCAGGAATGTTGTGTCGTGGAACTCGATGATCGGTGGATACGCGCAGGCAGGGGATACTAGAGAGGCCTGCGCCTTGTTCGGAGAGATGAGGCGTCAAGGGTTCTTGGGTGATGAGTTCACGTTGGCCAGCCTGCTTCTCGCCTGCTCACAAGAGGGGAACCTTGAGTTTGGTCGCCTTGTGCATTGTCTTATGTTGGTCAGTGGGTCTCCGGTTGATCTGATTCTTGGAGGCGCTTTGGTGGACATGTACAGTAAGTGTGGGGATCTGTGCATGGCTCGTAGATGCTTTGAGATGATGCCCATCAAGAGTgtcgtttcatggacatccatgcTTTGCGCTCAGACAAAGCATGGTTCAGTCGATGCTGCAAGATGCTGGTTTGACCACATGCCAGAGAGGAACACAGTCTCATGGAATACCATGATCTCTTGCTACGTTCAACGTGGCCAATACCATGAAGCTTTGGATCTTTATAAACAAATGCAATCCCACGGTCCTGCTCCAGATGAGGCTACCTTAGTGCCTGTCCTCTCTGCTTGTGGGCGAATTGGTGACTTGACTGTAGGGAAGATGGTACACCTTTATATTAGAGACAATATCCACAATCCTGATATATCTCTAATTAATTCACTTCTTGACATGTATGCAAAATGTGGTCAGGTAGACACAGCAATTAGGCTGTTTCGTGAAATGTGTAATAGAAATGTAGTTTCTTGGAATGTTATTATTGGGGGGCTGGCAATGCATGGTCGTGCATTGGATGCAATCACGTTCTTCAGATCAATGGTAAGAAACACCTCACCAGATGGGATTACCTTTGTGGCCCTTCTTTCTTCATGCAGTCACGGGGGTCTACTAGAAACTGGACAACATTACTTTGAATCTATGAGACATGTTTACAATGTTAAGCATGAAGTTGAGCATTATGCTTGCATGGTTGACCTTCTTGGCCGACGCGGCCATCTTGAAAAGGCTGTTTGTCTAATAAAAGAGATGCCAATGAAGCCTGATGTTGTGGTCTGGGGTGCATTGCTTGGAGCTTGCAGAATCCATGGGAATGTCAAGATTGGCAAGCAAGTGATCAAGCAATTACTTGAACTGGAGGGCATCAGTGGAGGTTTGTTTGTTCTTATTTCAAACCTGTTATACGAAACTAACCAGTGGGAAGACATGAAAAGACTCAGGAAGTTAATGAAAGAGCGAGGAACAAGAAAGGATATGGGTGTTAGTtcaatcgaaataaacaacagcaTCCATGAATTTGGAGTTGAAGATATTAGACATGAAAGCTCAAGCGAGATTTATGCAGTAGTTGATCAGCTGTCGTATCATTTGATTTCTGTGCATCCCTTGGCTGTGCATCCAGAAGAGCTATGTGTGGTAGAGTGA